In the genome of Oceaniferula marina, one region contains:
- a CDS encoding YfbK domain-containing protein, with product MSDDLHTYIEPELEARITALVLGEVSEFDVEELEQIIAEKPELQIFRRRIEAMHELLGEVVKPAPDEHWQLSDERRTVLRQTFSRKQERQKVRTAVVSRAHWRAVASIAACVLFCLVIYGTMTPLGTTLRKVDQFTPEIISYQAAESESAEEESMVAASSVKRSPRDKYNLNGKDDEKGDIVWAPEGNTEGWDGAVLADEAPASGERRFGRGQFKGKKEASKGREDYGGRAPILPSVAAPAAKPMAPKSLSEPLPALASEALVMEEAEAPVDATVHYSKKSYSKKSLGRAVERKPSAPSSSMAKVIAANSSSGLAIPVPEVVVPDPSADFGDGDTFGDGWGDGGGGGFDDTDRDRVVRRELQKAEKRLGLESKKKSLDGSIAFRGSVIAVEGEEDEGLQPGAEDGKGLVFPTEYDPPELQNQLAKSKPMQKAPMPVTPATPTDFESRKTGVVLEMDLNGQLGTLSLSDTAYHYQDASKKIEFANERSGEMKNDLSWHAVGYVADGEILSLNSDDGLAWRPLGKDAEGRESTRGIRSGNYATTRNSIDSILNAPTDPSSLAQKENPRRASLVKQADQALLLGRDAYASGDYEKAVEQYQLAQRMLPPGPVMEDRKKLYEGHLRDAKVAFVQQHQQALAEFEKAKAKQSGKASKEPKKESSVPSAPLPEETSTSVQPFSTFSLNVADVSFKLARVALLEKGTWPEASKVRTEEFVNAFDYGDPSPRRGEPVACALEQSAHPFLQQRNLVRIGMKTAALGRSTPLRLTVLLDNSGSMERADREASVLAAIRVLASQLGPQDKITLVGFARQPRLLADRVPGDQAEKLVNIVANTPSEGGTNIEEALRLARSLAKRQRHAGAQDRVVLITDGVANLGNTVPEELAREIETMRQEGIAFDACGVGAEGLNDEILEAMTRKGDGRYYFLNRPEDADSGFARQLAGALSPAAKNVKVQVVFNPKRVAKYRLLGFEKHRLKKEDFRNDQVDAAEMASEEAGNAVYQIQVMPGGEGDLGEVFVRFRDANTGAMVERSWPLSYEPQAKAFNQSTASMQLAGTAAMLGEKLHGTDAGSVRFEMISEALGKLRAHYHSDRKVQDLIRMCEKVGSE from the coding sequence ATGTCTGACGACCTTCATACCTATATTGAGCCTGAGCTGGAAGCCAGGATCACGGCGCTGGTCCTCGGCGAAGTCAGCGAGTTTGACGTCGAGGAGCTAGAACAAATCATCGCAGAGAAGCCGGAGTTGCAAATCTTTCGGCGACGGATTGAGGCGATGCATGAACTGCTCGGCGAGGTGGTCAAACCGGCACCCGATGAGCATTGGCAGCTTTCCGACGAGCGGCGGACGGTTTTGCGGCAGACGTTTAGTCGGAAACAGGAGCGTCAGAAGGTTAGGACGGCGGTGGTCTCCCGGGCGCATTGGCGGGCGGTGGCCAGCATTGCGGCCTGTGTGCTTTTCTGTCTGGTGATCTACGGGACGATGACACCCCTCGGAACGACCTTGCGGAAAGTCGACCAGTTTACTCCGGAAATCATTTCTTATCAGGCGGCTGAAAGTGAGTCTGCGGAAGAAGAAAGCATGGTGGCTGCATCCTCAGTCAAGCGGTCGCCTCGGGATAAATACAACCTGAACGGTAAAGATGATGAGAAGGGCGACATTGTCTGGGCCCCGGAAGGAAATACGGAAGGTTGGGATGGAGCCGTGCTTGCCGATGAGGCTCCAGCTTCAGGTGAAAGAAGGTTTGGTCGTGGCCAGTTTAAAGGAAAAAAGGAAGCATCCAAAGGTCGTGAGGATTACGGTGGTCGGGCCCCGATCCTTCCCTCAGTCGCAGCACCGGCAGCCAAGCCCATGGCTCCCAAGTCGTTATCTGAGCCGCTTCCCGCCCTGGCATCGGAGGCGTTGGTGATGGAGGAAGCAGAAGCCCCGGTAGATGCTACCGTGCATTATAGTAAAAAGAGTTATAGTAAAAAGAGTTTGGGCCGGGCCGTGGAGCGCAAGCCATCGGCCCCGAGTTCGTCGATGGCCAAAGTGATAGCGGCAAACTCGTCGAGTGGATTGGCCATACCGGTTCCCGAGGTGGTCGTGCCTGATCCATCGGCTGATTTTGGTGATGGCGACACTTTTGGCGACGGTTGGGGTGATGGTGGTGGGGGAGGTTTTGACGATACGGACCGGGACCGCGTGGTGCGGCGTGAGTTGCAGAAAGCGGAGAAACGTTTGGGCCTGGAGAGTAAAAAGAAGTCGTTGGACGGGAGCATTGCATTCAGGGGAAGTGTGATTGCGGTGGAAGGTGAGGAGGATGAGGGGTTACAGCCCGGGGCAGAAGATGGGAAAGGATTGGTATTTCCGACCGAATATGACCCGCCGGAGCTTCAGAACCAGCTTGCCAAGTCCAAGCCGATGCAAAAAGCCCCGATGCCCGTGACCCCGGCAACCCCTACTGATTTTGAATCACGGAAAACAGGCGTGGTTTTGGAAATGGATCTGAATGGTCAGTTGGGAACCTTGTCGCTGTCGGATACGGCCTATCACTATCAGGACGCTTCAAAGAAAATTGAGTTTGCGAATGAGCGGAGTGGGGAGATGAAAAACGATTTAAGCTGGCATGCTGTTGGGTATGTTGCGGATGGAGAAATTTTGAGTCTCAATTCAGACGATGGCCTTGCCTGGAGGCCATTGGGGAAAGATGCCGAAGGAAGGGAGTCGACTCGTGGCATTCGCAGTGGAAATTATGCCACAACGAGGAATTCAATTGATTCGATTTTGAATGCTCCCACAGATCCCTCATCGCTAGCTCAGAAAGAAAACCCCAGGCGTGCAAGCTTGGTCAAACAAGCGGATCAAGCTTTATTGTTAGGTCGGGATGCGTATGCCAGTGGGGATTATGAAAAAGCAGTGGAGCAGTATCAGCTGGCTCAGAGGATGTTGCCTCCTGGGCCAGTGATGGAAGATAGGAAAAAGCTGTATGAGGGGCACCTGCGAGATGCGAAGGTTGCTTTTGTCCAGCAACATCAGCAAGCCTTGGCTGAATTTGAAAAGGCAAAAGCCAAACAGTCCGGAAAGGCATCGAAAGAACCTAAAAAGGAATCGTCTGTTCCGTCGGCCCCGCTGCCCGAGGAAACCAGCACATCGGTGCAGCCGTTTTCGACCTTCTCCCTGAATGTTGCGGATGTCTCGTTCAAGCTGGCCAGAGTGGCCTTATTGGAGAAAGGAACCTGGCCTGAGGCGTCGAAGGTGCGCACTGAGGAGTTTGTGAATGCCTTTGATTACGGCGACCCGTCACCGCGTCGTGGGGAGCCGGTCGCTTGTGCGCTTGAGCAATCGGCTCATCCGTTTTTACAGCAGCGGAACTTGGTCCGGATTGGTATGAAAACGGCCGCTTTGGGGAGGTCGACGCCTTTGCGACTCACGGTTCTGTTGGATAACTCGGGCTCGATGGAGAGGGCGGATCGTGAGGCCTCGGTCCTGGCTGCGATCCGGGTGTTGGCATCCCAGTTGGGGCCACAGGATAAAATTACCTTGGTTGGCTTTGCCCGTCAGCCCCGCTTGCTGGCCGATCGCGTCCCCGGGGATCAGGCGGAGAAGTTGGTAAACATCGTAGCGAATACCCCGAGTGAAGGGGGGACGAATATTGAGGAGGCGCTTCGGCTTGCCAGATCACTGGCGAAACGGCAACGACATGCCGGGGCGCAGGACCGTGTGGTTTTGATCACCGATGGTGTAGCCAATCTCGGCAATACCGTGCCGGAGGAGTTGGCTCGGGAAATTGAGACGATGCGTCAGGAGGGGATCGCCTTTGATGCCTGTGGCGTGGGGGCCGAAGGACTGAACGATGAGATTCTTGAGGCCATGACCCGCAAAGGGGACGGGCGGTATTATTTTCTCAACCGGCCTGAGGATGCGGACAGCGGGTTTGCCCGTCAGTTGGCCGGAGCCCTGAGTCCGGCAGCTAAAAATGTGAAGGTGCAGGTGGTGTTCAACCCGAAGCGGGTGGCAAAGTATCGGTTGTTGGGCTTTGAAAAGCATCGCTTGAAAAAGGAGGACTTTCGTAACGATCAAGTGGATGCTGCCGAAATGGCATCCGAGGAGGCTGGCAATGCGGTCTACCAGATACAGGTCATGCCCGGAGGTGAAGGAGATCTGGGAGAAGTCTTTGTGCGCTTCCGCGATGCCAATACCGGCGCCATGGTGGAACGATCCTGGCCATTGAGTTACGAGCCACAGGCAAAAGCATTTAATCAAAGCACCGCCTCCATGCAGCTCGCTGGAACGGCTGCGATGTTGGGAGAAAAACTACACGGGACCGATGCCGGCTCGGTTCGCTTTGAGATGATTTCGGAAGCACTTGGCAAGCTCCGTGCCCATTACCATTCCGACCGCAAGGTGCAGGACCTGATCCGTATGTGTGAAAAGGTCGGTAGTGAGTGA
- a CDS encoding MFS transporter — protein MKMMIRTLFFLFSLLGFASAQNQPSAGVQASVDENGAGAVTLTAKGVLPKPALFFTAGVQSLATVTARRVEQESALSIKVLQGRPELMTLALAGDGEVVSVTGKGLADWAVRRSADGKRRFLDLKPVLVKGSQGPKSMTLTVKSKHELKSLPAKMSMLVINPGEAVGYRSRLEVQVRGVDARVAKVRGLSPLEKEWTFTSAGEHGLDLQVYPSGGAPGAVELRNARLTGSIDDALGSALFRYTATAYVSDADGGGIDFLSGRAAVSRIQEGAAYSLHVRPDGNGYRLVFDRAGEFPVNLEMIARIDDRHGSWQGWNVLDFTTPQGAVVPVVFKGLAKDLLFAEGQALMPRHEDRDGADEWRTFLPASGHCFLAWKKGRKGGDGKLAFTCRGLTDVSVGAGLMRQTSEFQLKILQGKLNTLSLRMQGAGEVLDVEGTHIAGWKVEPSPEGAAGDRVLKVQLSLPLKDAGVVQIRTQQALQPFPVTASPMRLTPVGVLRHSGFLRLRNAGAVRLGTSGVQGLMQLSPDKYPSGKINARQVFAFRYPSADYDWKVSADQILPEVSLNQVVVYQQTESDRLIHSNMELDIREAPLREWELRVPDGYAVAALNGAEVADYVVGTTVEKGLRDIKVLFKKAVSGRQLIQLRLEKNAPPAEGLWSLPVLEFPNVKNARGHVGVAAAAGWRVTSETSEKLSETPLSYFPIKMTDLQQSYRFRESDWRSEIKIEARGQSVQADVFHLYSLKEGMAYGSVVLNYFVVGAPVNQWELSIPESYGNVNIEGQNVRQWRRVEGDKVLVQLESPVSGSATLLVTYENAMSARGGTLALGEVRPVNVQSESGFIEVVSPVLVNHQVSKTSPGLLKVSAQELPAEFRMLTTAPSQVAWQYAARPFELAIDIAWFKRGETLEQVVDFAELSSKVSRDGQVTTVAEFYVRTRGRQALRMTLPSASKLWDARADGSRIAARRDGEQYLLPLPVGDNPNQPVRVQVRYGSRPEQGASGKKVSLGAPVLTAPVIIAGWKVSAEQGRLLVPEDADAGVRKEPLTETGFESLQGRSLRLLLIGICFLVGVIGLRRGKRAGWLYALAAVGLFLSICLSWTLAKEVWLERRVNQSAIEITAQVVSPDAPVQVMLKNIAPWQAMVSWMGVAAGVVGVITLLASLLFKSLPVFWLRVLGVAMLAGGMLAQRGGAVGLLILVGVLAVILLLWVLIRGFGHWSKWNGERQEARRTQQAEEEEALSLGAADGVMKLLVLGLGLAGMLSGASLKAADEVRSIDTMEQTWRIEKGRLFAQVDISLQGKVGGSHLLLREPAVLTSFEGDGLRVSKLKQGKVHVWMLAVERDGLITGRATYEMALPKNRGDFMLPTGMASVQKLKAVIDEPGLELYSSAAVQTVRGEDTKRSVELVLAPLPQIAIGVRARGRDIDAEETKFYAEVANLYLPSPGVVDGIHQVTIRPSSGKVGSLTMKVPEGFTVGEVLAKEVANWRFDPGSRSLTVEVLPAQSRAFSIRVETQRGLKALPADTRLASMTVDGDAGETNMLGLAFGSEAQPGKITVDEMSAVNVDDFDRSLIPTVAGNKKQARGILHKVYRSASGVGSVNLQVAPVMPELRVVTSQELTLGSERTLLSAVIQANITRAGIFQLSFVVPEGMEMESLSGPALSHWTENDSKGKRQVTMHLNGRTIGQQQFALTLTGTPVGEQSEWQVPRLLLDDAVRQSGQLIVIPEKGIRVRAVNRNKVSRLNAQLNQSINVRVKQSGGLAFRILQSDWSLSLGIEQLEAWITASVLHEVTLREGQTRTRLSTIYQIDHAAVKSIQVVLPGLSDDEARTVRASGAAVKGISRLDGERWEIVFRRGVLGQVPVQIEYQRSADRGKGGEESILPAVLEKTKRSTYFVAVRTTGRLDMQADRPGHGWRRSDWAAVAAKLRNPADTSMPDLCYRLNDPEGPLKVTLKRHEMANTLKLRVTGGRMMTVFSPGGESLTSVHLDARVLEKTKLKVTLPQQAVLYNVLVNEASVNVVREGETHLFHVAPSSPDSDQASVSLVYSTPSGQGDIRLSAPSFNVPLESMAWDVLVPEGYRLDSYVGGFDLRGSQGVQDYHLDDYLSMISSKQSEEARQGVVSLQKASDYMKVGKRKEAAKELEKVTKNRSVDAASNEDARVQLFQLQTQQAVWGLNSRRQRMYLDNKAAGNGVKANDALEDAANSNPLFQGKQEFDVRQVDDFLRGNSLEEKQALKNIAKRLIGQQLATEPAPQTISTIVRGRGEVLRFTRGIQVEGDSSLGLELDIESTSGVKSSWVLMLLFGFGLVGAASMTRKVESA, from the coding sequence ATGAAAATGATGATTCGAACCTTATTCTTTTTGTTTTCGCTGTTAGGATTTGCGAGCGCCCAGAATCAACCATCTGCAGGTGTGCAAGCATCGGTGGATGAAAACGGAGCGGGGGCGGTGACCCTGACAGCCAAGGGGGTATTGCCGAAACCGGCATTGTTTTTTACGGCAGGGGTGCAGTCCTTGGCAACGGTGACGGCGCGTCGGGTCGAGCAAGAGTCGGCACTCAGTATCAAGGTGCTTCAGGGACGGCCGGAGTTGATGACCCTGGCCTTGGCTGGTGATGGTGAGGTGGTCTCCGTGACAGGCAAGGGGCTGGCTGATTGGGCGGTGCGGAGGTCGGCCGATGGCAAACGACGCTTTCTCGATCTCAAGCCTGTGCTGGTGAAAGGAAGTCAGGGGCCGAAATCCATGACCTTGACCGTGAAGTCGAAACATGAGCTGAAATCATTACCTGCAAAGATGTCCATGTTGGTGATCAACCCGGGTGAGGCCGTGGGATATCGTTCGAGGTTAGAGGTGCAGGTTCGTGGTGTGGATGCGCGGGTCGCGAAGGTGCGCGGACTTTCTCCCCTGGAAAAAGAATGGACGTTTACCTCGGCCGGAGAACATGGATTGGATCTTCAGGTTTACCCGTCGGGTGGAGCACCAGGGGCGGTGGAGTTGCGCAACGCCCGACTAACAGGTTCGATCGATGATGCCCTGGGCAGTGCTCTTTTTAGATACACGGCCACGGCATATGTATCGGATGCAGACGGAGGTGGGATTGATTTTTTGAGTGGCCGGGCTGCGGTGAGCCGGATTCAGGAAGGTGCGGCGTATTCTTTGCATGTGCGGCCGGACGGGAATGGATATCGATTGGTTTTTGACCGGGCGGGAGAGTTCCCTGTGAATTTGGAGATGATTGCACGGATCGATGACCGGCATGGTTCATGGCAGGGGTGGAATGTGTTGGATTTTACAACGCCACAAGGTGCCGTGGTTCCGGTGGTGTTCAAGGGGCTCGCCAAGGATCTCTTGTTTGCGGAAGGCCAGGCTCTGATGCCGCGTCATGAGGATCGTGATGGCGCTGATGAATGGCGGACATTTTTACCTGCCAGTGGTCATTGTTTTCTAGCTTGGAAAAAAGGGAGAAAAGGGGGCGATGGCAAGTTGGCCTTCACCTGCCGAGGGCTTACGGATGTGAGTGTGGGCGCCGGATTGATGCGGCAAACGAGTGAGTTCCAATTGAAAATTCTACAAGGGAAGCTCAATACCCTGAGTTTGCGGATGCAGGGGGCTGGCGAGGTGTTGGATGTCGAAGGTACTCACATTGCCGGGTGGAAAGTCGAGCCGTCACCTGAGGGCGCGGCAGGTGATCGTGTGCTGAAGGTGCAGTTAAGTCTGCCCTTGAAAGATGCGGGAGTGGTTCAAATTCGCACTCAGCAGGCACTGCAACCGTTTCCCGTGACGGCTTCGCCCATGCGCTTGACTCCGGTCGGGGTGCTTCGTCATTCGGGTTTTTTGCGCTTGAGGAATGCCGGTGCGGTCCGGCTTGGAACTTCGGGGGTGCAGGGATTGATGCAGCTTTCGCCGGACAAGTATCCGTCAGGAAAAATCAATGCCCGTCAGGTGTTTGCTTTCCGTTATCCATCGGCAGATTATGATTGGAAGGTAAGTGCGGATCAAATCCTTCCTGAGGTATCGTTGAACCAGGTTGTCGTTTATCAGCAAACCGAGAGTGATCGATTGATTCATTCCAATATGGAGTTGGATATTCGCGAGGCACCGCTTCGTGAGTGGGAACTGCGGGTGCCGGACGGCTACGCGGTGGCGGCGTTGAATGGTGCCGAGGTCGCGGACTATGTGGTGGGGACCACGGTGGAAAAGGGGCTGCGGGATATCAAGGTCTTGTTTAAGAAGGCGGTATCCGGTCGGCAGCTCATTCAATTGCGCTTGGAAAAAAATGCACCGCCTGCCGAGGGGCTGTGGTCATTGCCGGTCTTGGAATTTCCCAATGTGAAAAATGCCCGGGGGCATGTGGGCGTGGCTGCGGCTGCCGGGTGGCGGGTGACCTCTGAAACCAGTGAGAAGCTGAGTGAGACGCCCCTTTCTTACTTCCCGATCAAGATGACGGACCTGCAGCAAAGTTATCGTTTCAGAGAAAGTGACTGGCGTTCAGAAATCAAAATTGAAGCCCGCGGGCAGAGTGTGCAGGCGGATGTGTTCCATCTTTACTCCCTGAAGGAAGGCATGGCCTACGGATCTGTTGTCCTGAACTATTTTGTGGTGGGTGCTCCTGTGAATCAGTGGGAGCTGTCGATCCCGGAAAGCTATGGCAACGTGAATATTGAAGGGCAGAATGTGCGCCAGTGGCGACGTGTCGAAGGTGACAAGGTGCTGGTGCAGCTCGAGTCCCCAGTGAGTGGATCGGCAACATTGTTAGTAACCTATGAAAATGCCATGAGTGCACGAGGCGGAACCTTGGCGCTGGGCGAAGTGAGGCCGGTGAATGTGCAGAGTGAGAGTGGATTTATCGAAGTGGTGAGCCCGGTGTTGGTGAATCATCAAGTGAGTAAAACTAGTCCAGGGCTGCTTAAAGTGAGTGCCCAGGAGTTGCCAGCGGAGTTTCGAATGTTGACCACTGCACCCTCACAGGTGGCGTGGCAGTATGCAGCCCGGCCATTTGAGTTGGCGATTGATATTGCCTGGTTCAAGCGGGGGGAAACCTTGGAGCAGGTGGTGGATTTCGCCGAACTCTCCAGTAAGGTTTCTCGTGACGGTCAGGTCACAACGGTGGCTGAATTTTATGTGCGCACGCGTGGCCGTCAGGCATTGCGTATGACTTTACCCTCGGCAAGCAAACTATGGGATGCACGGGCTGACGGTTCGCGCATTGCCGCTCGTAGGGATGGTGAACAGTACCTGCTGCCATTACCGGTGGGTGATAATCCGAATCAACCGGTGAGAGTGCAGGTTCGTTACGGGAGTCGGCCTGAGCAAGGGGCTTCGGGCAAAAAGGTAAGTCTTGGAGCACCCGTTTTGACAGCTCCCGTGATTATTGCCGGCTGGAAGGTTTCGGCCGAGCAAGGCAGGTTGCTGGTCCCTGAGGATGCGGATGCCGGGGTTCGCAAGGAGCCCTTGACCGAAACCGGCTTTGAAAGCTTGCAGGGGCGCAGCTTACGTTTGCTTTTGATCGGTATTTGTTTTCTTGTTGGTGTGATTGGTTTGCGCCGAGGAAAGCGGGCGGGCTGGTTGTATGCGTTGGCGGCCGTCGGCTTGTTCCTGAGTATTTGCTTGTCGTGGACCTTGGCGAAGGAGGTTTGGCTTGAACGTCGGGTAAATCAGTCGGCGATTGAAATCACAGCCCAAGTGGTAAGCCCGGATGCTCCGGTTCAGGTGATGTTGAAAAACATCGCACCGTGGCAGGCCATGGTTTCCTGGATGGGCGTGGCTGCGGGGGTGGTCGGTGTGATCACCCTGTTAGCTTCTCTTCTCTTTAAATCCTTGCCTGTGTTTTGGCTGCGGGTGCTGGGGGTAGCCATGCTTGCCGGCGGCATGTTGGCCCAGCGCGGTGGAGCTGTTGGTTTGTTGATTTTGGTCGGGGTTCTGGCAGTTATCCTGTTATTGTGGGTTCTGATCCGTGGTTTCGGTCATTGGTCGAAGTGGAATGGCGAGCGTCAAGAGGCTCGACGGACACAACAGGCTGAAGAAGAGGAAGCTCTGTCGTTGGGTGCGGCTGATGGGGTGATGAAGCTTTTGGTTCTCGGCCTTGGATTGGCTGGTATGCTGTCTGGCGCTTCACTCAAAGCGGCCGATGAGGTGCGTTCGATCGATACCATGGAGCAGACGTGGAGGATCGAAAAAGGGCGCCTGTTTGCCCAAGTGGATATCAGTCTTCAAGGGAAAGTGGGTGGCAGCCATCTGCTTCTCAGAGAACCCGCAGTGTTGACCTCTTTTGAAGGCGACGGCTTACGAGTGAGCAAGCTCAAGCAAGGTAAGGTGCATGTTTGGATGCTTGCCGTGGAGCGCGATGGCCTGATCACGGGTCGGGCCACCTACGAAATGGCTCTGCCAAAGAACCGGGGGGACTTTATGTTGCCCACCGGTATGGCATCAGTGCAGAAGCTCAAGGCGGTGATCGATGAGCCGGGGCTCGAACTTTATTCGTCCGCTGCCGTTCAGACGGTTCGTGGTGAGGATACAAAGCGGTCGGTGGAGTTGGTGTTGGCTCCACTGCCGCAGATTGCCATTGGCGTCAGGGCTCGAGGTCGTGATATCGATGCCGAGGAGACCAAGTTTTATGCCGAGGTTGCCAACCTTTACCTTCCATCACCCGGGGTGGTTGATGGCATTCATCAGGTGACGATTCGGCCATCGAGCGGTAAGGTTGGCTCTCTGACGATGAAGGTTCCCGAGGGGTTCACTGTGGGAGAAGTTCTGGCAAAAGAGGTGGCTAACTGGCGTTTTGACCCGGGATCGCGCTCTTTGACGGTGGAAGTGCTTCCCGCCCAGTCGCGAGCCTTTTCCATCCGGGTGGAAACCCAACGTGGCTTGAAAGCTCTACCGGCAGATACCCGCCTGGCATCCATGACTGTCGACGGTGATGCCGGAGAGACAAACATGTTAGGTCTGGCTTTCGGTTCGGAAGCGCAACCTGGAAAAATCACGGTGGACGAAATGTCAGCTGTGAATGTGGACGATTTCGATCGGAGCCTGATCCCGACGGTTGCGGGAAATAAAAAGCAGGCGCGCGGTATTTTACACAAGGTGTATCGGAGTGCCTCGGGTGTGGGATCGGTGAACTTACAGGTAGCTCCGGTGATGCCGGAACTGCGAGTGGTGACCAGCCAGGAGCTGACTTTGGGAAGTGAGCGCACTCTGCTGTCGGCGGTGATCCAGGCAAATATCACCCGTGCCGGTATTTTCCAACTAAGCTTTGTAGTGCCGGAGGGCATGGAGATGGAGTCGTTGAGTGGCCCTGCCCTCAGTCATTGGACGGAAAACGATTCCAAGGGTAAACGTCAGGTGACGATGCACTTGAATGGTCGCACGATTGGTCAGCAGCAGTTTGCCCTCACCCTGACAGGGACACCGGTGGGTGAGCAGTCCGAGTGGCAGGTGCCGCGCCTCTTGCTGGATGATGCTGTAAGGCAGAGTGGGCAGTTGATTGTGATCCCTGAAAAAGGAATCCGGGTGAGGGCCGTGAATCGCAATAAAGTCTCCCGACTCAATGCGCAGTTAAATCAATCGATCAATGTGCGGGTTAAACAAAGTGGCGGGTTGGCATTTCGGATATTACAATCCGACTGGTCATTGAGTCTGGGGATTGAGCAGCTGGAAGCTTGGATTACAGCTTCGGTCTTGCATGAGGTGACCTTGCGGGAAGGTCAGACCCGGACCCGACTATCGACAATCTATCAGATTGATCACGCTGCGGTTAAATCCATACAGGTCGTGCTTCCTGGGTTGAGCGATGATGAGGCCCGCACGGTCCGGGCGAGTGGCGCGGCGGTGAAAGGAATCTCACGGCTTGACGGAGAGCGTTGGGAGATTGTGTTCCGCCGTGGGGTGTTAGGACAGGTGCCGGTGCAGATCGAATACCAGCGTAGTGCGGACCGGGGTAAAGGAGGTGAGGAATCGATCCTTCCGGCGGTTCTCGAAAAAACAAAGCGTTCGACCTACTTTGTAGCGGTGCGGACAACAGGGCGGCTTGATATGCAGGCGGACCGCCCCGGCCACGGTTGGAGGCGTAGTGATTGGGCGGCGGTAGCTGCCAAATTACGCAACCCGGCGGACACCAGCATGCCGGACCTTTGCTATCGTTTGAACGATCCGGAAGGACCATTGAAGGTGACCCTGAAGCGTCACGAAATGGCGAACACCCTGAAGCTTCGGGTGACGGGCGGACGGATGATGACGGTCTTTTCGCCAGGTGGCGAGTCGTTGACATCGGTGCACCTCGACGCCCGGGTCCTAGAAAAAACCAAACTCAAAGTGACCTTGCCACAGCAGGCTGTGCTCTACAATGTTCTGGTTAACGAGGCCTCGGTGAATGTGGTTCGTGAGGGAGAAACGCATCTGTTTCATGTGGCGCCAAGCTCTCCGGACTCGGATCAGGCATCCGTTTCCCTGGTGTATTCCACTCCTTCTGGGCAAGGGGATATTCGTTTATCCGCTCCAAGTTTCAACGTTCCTTTGGAATCCATGGCCTGGGATGTATTGGTTCCCGAGGGATACCGTTTGGATTCCTATGTCGGTGGGTTTGACCTTCGGGGAAGCCAGGGGGTGCAGGACTACCACCTCGATGATTATCTCTCGATGATTTCCAGCAAGCAGAGTGAGGAGGCTCGCCAAGGAGTGGTATCGCTGCAGAAAGCCAGTGACTACATGAAGGTGGGTAAACGCAAGGAAGCTGCGAAGGAGTTAGAGAAGGTCACCAAAAACCGTTCGGTGGATGCCGCATCGAATGAAGATGCACGGGTGCAGTTGTTCCAGCTTCAAACCCAGCAGGCGGTGTGGGGGTTGAACTCGCGCCGACAGCGGATGTATCTGGATAACAAGGCTGCCGGGAATGGCGTCAAGGCGAACGACGCGCTCGAAGACGCCGCCAACAGCAACCCTCTGTTCCAAGGGAAGCAGGAGTTCGATGTGCGCCAGGTTGACGACTTCCTTCGTGGCAACAGTCTGGAGGAAAAGCAGGCGCTCAAGAATATTGCTAAACGCCTGATCGGCCAGCAATTGGCAACCGAGCCTGCCCCGCAAACCATCAGCACGATTGTTCGCGGTCGTGGAGAAGTTCTCAGGTTTACCCGGGGGATACAAGTGGAAGGAGACAGCTCTCTCGGGCTGGAGCTGGATATCGAATCAACATCCGGAGTGAAAAGCAGTTGGGTTTTGATGCTGTTATTTGGGTTCGGTCTGGTGGGTGCGGCATCCATGACCCGCAAGGTGGAGTCAGCATAA
- a CDS encoding RNA polymerase sigma factor gives MPARPSIKVLRRELEPSAPDVRPTPSRAVKPSIEQLFDAEESPLLRYAYGMVARREVAEEIVQDAFLKLHQHWQAIETPRAWLYRATRNLCLNHLRKHQRESLSETSDENESPSDKPDEQLGRMEAMGTLKILIEELPAADRELIQLKYHDELSYGNIGEQLKLSAGTVGYKLHHLLKQLSESLKKYGVSSSRG, from the coding sequence ATGCCAGCCCGCCCATCCATCAAGGTCCTCCGTCGTGAGCTTGAACCATCAGCCCCAGATGTGAGACCGACCCCATCCAGAGCCGTAAAACCCAGCATTGAGCAGTTGTTTGATGCCGAGGAGTCGCCGTTGTTGCGCTACGCGTATGGCATGGTGGCTCGGCGTGAAGTGGCCGAGGAGATCGTCCAGGACGCCTTCCTCAAGCTGCATCAGCACTGGCAGGCGATCGAAACCCCGAGGGCCTGGCTCTATCGAGCGACCCGAAACCTCTGCCTGAACCACCTGCGAAAGCATCAACGCGAATCCCTGAGTGAAACATCCGACGAAAATGAAAGTCCGAGCGACAAGCCGGATGAACAGCTTGGCCGGATGGAGGCGATGGGAACTCTCAAGATATTGATTGAAGAACTCCCCGCGGCCGACCGCGAACTGATCCAACTAAAATACCATGATGAACTGAGTTACGGAAATATCGGGGAACAACTGAAACTCAGTGCCGGAACCGTAGGCTACAAATTACACCATTTACTGAAACAACTGTCCGAATCCTTGAAAAAATACGGTGTCAGCTCGAGTCGGGGCTGA